The Podospora pseudoanserina strain CBS 124.78 chromosome 7 map unlocalized CBS124.78p_7, whole genome shotgun sequence region GCCACTGGAGGACCTATTTCATGATTAGTCTTTTGCCGCCCCCTTGAAAAAGAAATTGAACTTACACAAACACCTGCAGTCGCACACTGCGCACCAAGCTCCGGGATTTTGACGCTGAACTTGGTCTGGTCCGCtggtggcttgctgctggccgcATACCCACTCGCCCAACTCACCAGCGGGGAACCCAACACTTTGTTGGTCGTGGTGTCGACAATGGAGACATTGGCGTAGCCAGAGTGAGGAATCCTGATGTACACCTCATACTCGACAGAGTCGCCGGGTTTGTACGACTGGACATTGGCAGCGTTGTCGGCGAACTGGTATCCCTTGCAGAGGAACAGGTTGCACTTGTTGCGGTCGGGCAATGGGTTGGATCTCAAGAAAGCCTCGGGATAAGACGTCTCATCTTGCTTGTAAAAGTTGACCATGGCACGGCCGCACGCCTCGGTTGTGGCATCACCTGGCTTGCGAGAAGCTGGCTTCAGGACAACACCGTGGGCGGAGACTAGGGAGGCCAGGCCAAGAGCagaggagacggtggagaaATGCATGTTTTGTGTTTGTGATGGTATGTTCTTGACTGGTGGCCAGTTGGAAATGTGAGGATGGCGCCTGCTTTTATAGCACCAGGACGTTATCCATGATCTTCAATGGAGAGACtgttcttcatctccaccacgGTCATATAAGCAAAAGCGGTAGACGGAAATCATCACGTTGCGAGGTGCTATATGCCGGACCCCTTGCTTTTGCCTAATGCCACGCGCTTTGACTCCATTGTCCAATCAAGGCCGAGGGCTCATATGAATCCCCAATTTGGAGAACACTCAAAGTTGTTTATTTGCCCCTCGGCAGACAAGATCCGAATTTGACGAACCGTCTAGCGGGATCGCTGTTGCAGGGCGGAGGAAAACACTGGGGAATTTGTCTGAGGATACAAGGAGTATTTGTCATCAAGGATGGAGGAGACAGTCGTACCTTTATGTTGAGTCGGTGGAGAGGAACCTCGGTAGAAAAAATTTCCATGTTGTGGTGGAACATATCTGTGGGGTGGAggtcttttgttttttccttCTATGAAGTACAATAGTCACCGTGCCGTGTTGGTCCAATAAGGGGGAAGCTGAGCACCGTTCAATATAATTCAATTCTTTTGAATTTCTCGTCGTAGCTAGTGCATATAGGGCACTTTCTCGTTTTCTTTGCTGCCTCGTTTCCCCCCCGCCTCGTTTCTTTTCCGTGCCTCGTTCCTTTGTGACATAATTCCGCCCTCGACTATAAGTCCGTTTCCTGCACTTATGCCTCGGAGGCCAACTGAGCTACCGCAGCACGAAAGTTGCTAATCTTGCCCAGAGCGAGGTTGTGCGAGAACTTTCCACGCGTGTTATGGATTCCAAAGCGGCTGGCTGGGTCAGATGGGCTTGACGGACCCTGGTTGGACTGAGCATAAGCAATGCTGGCAGTCgtgctggaggggttgagtCTGGATGTCCCCAGGTTCGAGACGCCCTTGGCAAGGAAGTTGACAGTCCAGTGGGTGCTATTGGCAACGGTGCCGCCGAGAACCGTATAAGTGGCGCCAGTCCATGGCTGTGGGTAGGTTCTTGCTCTGTTCTCGTGTCAGCCTGCTGCTTGATATGTTTGTGACAAGAAGAATCATACGTAGCACGGCGGGAAGAAACGACAACGGTCGCAGCATTGGCCCATGCAACAGTCAAGGGGTTGTTGACCATGGTGCCGCCCCACGCGATACCAGCCCACCCAACAGATTTGGGTGCTTGAAGCTGGACTAGAACATCAAAGTCGGCCGTGGCAGTGGCATTCTCGGGAATGG contains the following coding sequences:
- a CDS encoding uncharacterized protein (COG:S; EggNog:ENOG503PDIK; CAZy:AA16), whose translation is MHFSTVSSALGLASLVSAHGVVLKPASRKPGDATTEACGRAMVNFYKQDETSYPEAFLRSNPLPDRNKCNLFLCKGYQFADNAANVQSYKPGDSVEYEVYIRIPHSGYANVSIVDTTTNKVLGSPLVSWASGYAASSKPPADQTKFSVKIPELGAQCATAGVCVLQWHWFGAGQTYQSCTDFTVAAPVAPAEPAPEHGHGHRIRGQSRW
- a CDS encoding uncharacterized protein (EggNog:ENOG503PA6M; CAZy:AA8; COG:S), with protein sequence MGLLQLAATVLALGSSVQAAPAHEIAPRQASVKYCDPVSTICYSEWISPERIAFRTAIPENATATADFDVLVQLQAPKSVGWAGIAWGGTMVNNPLTVAWANAATVVVSSRRATARTYPQPWTGATYTVLGGTVANSTHWTVNFLAKGVSNLGTSRLNPSSTTASIAYAQSNQGPSSPSDPASRFGIHNTRGKFSHNLALGKISNFRAAVAQLASEA